From the Sphingobacteruim zhuxiongii genome, the window GTTTTTGAATCTCTGCCCAATGTTCATCTTGATTAAGATAGAAATGGATGCTTTCTGCGATTCGGAAACCAATATCTGGCACCGCTTCAATTTCTAATGCGGTTGCAGTAGCAATCGCGTCAATATTTTTGAAATGCTGTGCTAATTTCTTTGCCACAGTTTCACCAATATGACGGATGCCTAATCCGAACAAAACTTTCTCAAAAGGCTTTTGTTTGGAAGCCTCAATTCCCGCTAGCATATTATCTATTGATTTTTGACCGAAACGTTCCAAGCCGACCAAATTATCTTGATGATCTTTCAGAGCGTATAGGTCTGAAATCTTAGATATCAACCCTAAGCGAAAAAATGTTTCAATGGTTTCATCGCCAAGGCCTTGGATATCCATCATCTTCCGGCCAATAAAGTGTTGGATTTTACCAACGATTTGCGGTCTACAACCATCTTCATTTGGACAGTAATGCACTGCTTCGCCTTCTTGGCGAACGAGTTCTGTATTACACTCCGGACAATGCGTAGGATAGGAGATAGCAACAGCGCCTTCTGGACGTTTTTCAATATTCGCGGAAATGATCTTTGGAATAATCTCCCCACCCTTTTCCACAAATACAGTGTCGCCTTCATGCAAGTCTAAACGTGCTATTTCATTTGCATTGTGTAACGATGCACGCTTGACCGTCGTACCTGCCAATAACACGGGTTGAAGGTTTGCAACCGGCGTTACAGCACCCGTACGTCCGACCTGGTAGCTTATGCTTTCTAATATCGTTTCTACACGTTCTGCTTTAAATTTATAGGAGATTGCCCAACGAGGAGATTTTGCTGTAAATCCCAAGTCTTCCTGTTGTGCGTAGTCATTTACTTTGATTACAATACCATCAATTTCATAAGAAAGCTGATGTCTCTCTGTATCCCAATAATGGATAAAGTCTAATACGTCCTGAATATTATTGCAAAGTTTAGTATGCTCACAGACATGGAAACCCCAACTTTTTACCGCTTCGATGCTTTCCCAGTGATTTTCAAATAACTTATTGCGGTTATCAGCGTATAGAAAGTATAAGAAACAATCTAAAGGACGTTTTGCAACTTCAGCAGAATCTTGAAGTTTTATAGTTCCTGAGGCAAAGTTTCTTGGATTCGCATAAGTTTGATCGCCATTGTCTTCGCGTTCTTGGTTTAAACGGAGAAAGGCTGACTTATGCATAAATATTTCACCACGGATTTCGAAACTATCTGGATAGTTTCCTTTTTTTAATTGATGTGGGATACTTCGTATCGTACGTACATTATTGGTTACTTCGTCGCCTTGCGTACCATCACCTCTTGTCACAGCTTTAACAAGCTTACCATGCTCATAGGTGAGGGAGATTGATAAGCCGTCAAACTTAAGCTCACAAACGTATTGAAAATCATCGCCAATCGTCTTACGAACGCGACTGTCAAAGTCTTTAAGTTCTTGTTCGTTATACGTATTGCCCAATGACATCATTGGCCATTTATGTTTTACCGTCTTAAATTTCTGAGTAATGTCTCCACCGACCTTTAACGTAGGTGAGTTTGGATCACGATATTGTGGGAATTGAGCTTCTAATGATTCTAATTCTTTGAGTTTTTGATCAAAATCATAATCGGATATTAACGACTGTGCCAATACATAGTATTGGTAATTATACTCGTTTAATTCCTGGGTGAGCTGCTCAATTTTAGACTGGATATCTGCTGACATAGACCACGAAAATACAAAATATTCTAGGCCTAAAACAATTTAAAACAACTATTTAATTAAATACGCAAACTAATGAGCAATAAAAGATAAACCAGTAAAAAACTTTGTTCAGCAGAACTCCTAATGATGAAAATTATTGTCTTTTAGCTGGGAGAATTTATGGATATTATTCAGATAAAAATCCCATACAATGGAATTCTTATATTGACCAACTTTATTCTCCGGGCTTGAATATTTCTTTCGTTTTCTTGCTGTTTTGAAGAAGTTTTTGAAGAAATACTGATGCGCACGACTCACAGCCCATGCGTCCTTAGGCTTACGATCGACAAGGAATTTCAGTAATGCTGCGAGATCTAGCCAGAATCGTATTCCTATTTTCCATATCCCTTGAGTTATTGGTAGATTTTTTTGCATCATCTGCAGATTATTCCGGAAGTTCAAATAGGTTTTATGAGGGTTACTTGTGTTTAAAGTTCCTCCGCCCACATGATATACTAACGAATTCGGACAATATCCAATTTTATAGCCAAGCTTCTTTAATCGCCAGCATAAATCAATTTCTTCCATATGTGCAAAGAAGTCCGCATCAAATCCTTCAGCTTCGCGCCAAGCGGATGATCGAATGAATAGGGCAGCTCCAGTAGCCCAGAATACCTCTTTTTCATCGTCATATTGGCCTTCGTCTTTTTCAACGCTTTCAAAAAGGCGCCCTCTACAGAATGGGAACCCGAAGTAATCGATATAACCACCGGCAGCGCCTGCATGTTCGAAATATCCTTTTTGATGATATGATTGGATTTTAGGTTGAACTGCGGCCAATTGCGTATCCCGCTCCATCTGCGCAATAACAGGTTCAATCCAATTTTGAGAAACTTCTACATCGGAGTTTAGCAGTACAAAGTAATCTGCTTCGACGCGTTTTAAGATCTCATTATAACCGCCGGCAAATCCTAGATTCTGATCGTTCTTGAGGATAGTGAACTTGGGGTAATTCTCTTCAACATACGATATTGAGTCATCGGTAGAACCATTATCACCGATAACAAATTCAACATTTTGATAGGTGCTGTTAAACACGGATGGAAGGAATTTCTCCAAGAAAAATCGACCGTTCCAGTTTAATATGACAACTGCTACTTTTGGATAATTAGTCATTTAACTCCTTCTTTTTCTTTTCCAACGACGATGAGACCATAACCAATATGCCGGCTCACTACGAATAATTTGCTCGGTAAACTGATTGTGAATATGGGTAATCTCATGTTCTTGATAATCGTCAGGATTCTCTATTAGTGTTGTAAATTTACAAGAATAGTAACCCCTTTTTTTCTTTCTTCTAATTTCACAAAATACAACAGGGTTTTTTGTCAATCGCGCAATGCGCTCTGTTCCTGTATAAACCAATGTATCTTGGTTTAAGAATTCCATGAAATAATCTGAATCCTGATAAACAGGTGTCTGATCTGCTACAAACATACTGATATGCGGGATGTTTTTCAACTTTATCATATGCCGCAATATTTGTTTCATTGGAACCATCGTTGCTCCGAACCTGGTTCTGATGCGGTTATATACTTCGTTGAATACTTTATTATTTAACGGTTTGTAGATAATTAGCTCAGGGGTATTCATCATTAAGGATAAACTATGAATGCCCATCTCCCAATTTCCATAATGAGCCGTCACGCCAATCACTGACTTTCCTTGATTGATATGTCTAAAGACTTCCTCTGGATTTAATAATTCAATTCTCTCTCTTACGGACTTTTCAGAAATACTAGCCAATTTTACAATTTCTACCAATAAGTCGGGGAAATAGCGATAGAATTCGCGTGCAATTTCTTTTATTTCGGAGTCTGACTTCTCCGGGAATGCGTTTCTTAAATTCTCAAAAACAACCTTTTTGCGGTAGCCAACAATGTGGTAAATAAGTACAAAAAGTACATCCGATAGCAGATATAAGAACCAGAATGGTAATAATGAAACGATGTAAATAAATCCTGATACTAGTTTTTCTTTCATCACAAGTGATAAGTACTACGCAAATATCCCCAAATAAAGCTATTTTTGCGGACATTTTGTTGTTTAATTAATTATGTCATCAGGACTTTTGTTGCCGGCTTGCTATTTGCCGAACGTTTCATTCTTTCATGCTATCAAACAAAACGATCAACCTATTGTGATTGAGCAGTTTGAAAATTATCCAAAGCAAACCTTTCGTACGCGAACTCAAATCGGAACCGCAAATGGGGTGCTGAATCTTATTGTGCCGATTGTTCATGGTCGAAAAGAACGGGTTCGAATGAATGATGTGAAGATTAACTACGATCATCCTTGGCAACGTCTGCACTGGTTGAGTATTCAAACAGCATACCGTAGTTCTGCATATTTCGAGTATTATGAAGATGATTTCAGTGCTTTTTATGAAAAAGAATATGATTTATTATTGGACTACAATACCGAGCAAATCAAGCTGATTCTCAAGTTACTTAAGATAAATAGAGAAATTAGCTACTCTACAAGCTATACTGATGTGGAAGAGGGAATTGATTATCGTAAAGCGATACATCCACGAAAGCCTTCACCAATGGTTGATCCTAAACCTTATTATCAAGTATTTGAAGACAAGACAGGATTTATTCCAAACCTTAGTGTTATTGATTTATTATTTAGTCAAGGACCTCAAGCGAAAAACTTCCTATAGTTTTAAATTAATTTGCTTTCAAAACAAATTGCTTTGGTTTATTGTTGTTCAATAAACCAGCAGTTTTAATGAGAAAATTAATGTTACTAGCCCTTTTTTGTTGGGTGTCATTCAGTGCGGTTGCACAGCGGGGTGCTGATACCCTACACTATCGAAAAGTTTATTATTTCGGAGGAACTGGAATAGCGTTCCCATTAGGCAAAACCAAACAGGCTTTGTCGACCAAACTATTTACAGGTAGTATGGGTTTGGATATTTCGCTTCGGAACCCCAAATACTATTTGCAGCCGACATTATATTTGATGAATTTTAAATATGATCAGCTGAATCCCGATTCGAAATATAACCGTGTCGTTGAGAATGCACGTGCTTCTATGTACGTCTTGTCGCTCGCTGGCGGTATCCGGCGTCAGTGGAATCGTCTAAATACCTATGCTTATATCGGTCCTGCAGGTGCCTTGAATATCGAACCTCGAGCGCAGGATGCCGGAAATAACGAATTGGTCGAACTGCACTATAAAT encodes:
- the ligA gene encoding NAD-dependent DNA ligase LigA codes for the protein MSADIQSKIEQLTQELNEYNYQYYVLAQSLISDYDFDQKLKELESLEAQFPQYRDPNSPTLKVGGDITQKFKTVKHKWPMMSLGNTYNEQELKDFDSRVRKTIGDDFQYVCELKFDGLSISLTYEHGKLVKAVTRGDGTQGDEVTNNVRTIRSIPHQLKKGNYPDSFEIRGEIFMHKSAFLRLNQEREDNGDQTYANPRNFASGTIKLQDSAEVAKRPLDCFLYFLYADNRNKLFENHWESIEAVKSWGFHVCEHTKLCNNIQDVLDFIHYWDTERHQLSYEIDGIVIKVNDYAQQEDLGFTAKSPRWAISYKFKAERVETILESISYQVGRTGAVTPVANLQPVLLAGTTVKRASLHNANEIARLDLHEGDTVFVEKGGEIIPKIISANIEKRPEGAVAISYPTHCPECNTELVRQEGEAVHYCPNEDGCRPQIVGKIQHFIGRKMMDIQGLGDETIETFFRLGLISKISDLYALKDHQDNLVGLERFGQKSIDNMLAGIEASKQKPFEKVLFGLGIRHIGETVAKKLAQHFKNIDAIATATALEIEAVPDIGFRIAESIHFYLNQDEHWAEIQKLKDAGLQFAIEEKEVVFAGDGLAGKTFLISGVFVDYSREELTALIESHGGKMLSSISAKLNFLVAGDKMGPSKLAKAEKLQVPIISESELLAMINN
- a CDS encoding glycosyltransferase family 2 protein — translated: MTNYPKVAVVILNWNGRFFLEKFLPSVFNSTYQNVEFVIGDNGSTDDSISYVEENYPKFTILKNDQNLGFAGGYNEILKRVEADYFVLLNSDVEVSQNWIEPVIAQMERDTQLAAVQPKIQSYHQKGYFEHAGAAGGYIDYFGFPFCRGRLFESVEKDEGQYDDEKEVFWATGAALFIRSSAWREAEGFDADFFAHMEEIDLCWRLKKLGYKIGYCPNSLVYHVGGGTLNTSNPHKTYLNFRNNLQMMQKNLPITQGIWKIGIRFWLDLAALLKFLVDRKPKDAWAVSRAHQYFFKNFFKTARKRKKYSSPENKVGQYKNSIVWDFYLNNIHKFSQLKDNNFHH
- a CDS encoding lysophospholipid acyltransferase family protein; the encoded protein is MKEKLVSGFIYIVSLLPFWFLYLLSDVLFVLIYHIVGYRKKVVFENLRNAFPEKSDSEIKEIAREFYRYFPDLLVEIVKLASISEKSVRERIELLNPEEVFRHINQGKSVIGVTAHYGNWEMGIHSLSLMMNTPELIIYKPLNNKVFNEVYNRIRTRFGATMVPMKQILRHMIKLKNIPHISMFVADQTPVYQDSDYFMEFLNQDTLVYTGTERIARLTKNPVVFCEIRRKKKRGYYSCKFTTLIENPDDYQEHEITHIHNQFTEQIIRSEPAYWLWSHRRWKRKRRS
- a CDS encoding WbqC family protein, whose protein sequence is MSSGLLLPACYLPNVSFFHAIKQNDQPIVIEQFENYPKQTFRTRTQIGTANGVLNLIVPIVHGRKERVRMNDVKINYDHPWQRLHWLSIQTAYRSSAYFEYYEDDFSAFYEKEYDLLLDYNTEQIKLILKLLKINREISYSTSYTDVEEGIDYRKAIHPRKPSPMVDPKPYYQVFEDKTGFIPNLSVIDLLFSQGPQAKNFL